From the genome of Eublepharis macularius isolate TG4126 chromosome 12, MPM_Emac_v1.0, whole genome shotgun sequence, one region includes:
- the NKIRAS2 gene encoding NF-kappa-B inhibitor-interacting Ras-like protein 2 codes for MGKSCKVVVCGQAAVGKTSILEQLLYGNHVVGSEMIETQEDIYVGSIETDRGVREQVRFYDTRGLRDGLELPKHCFSCTDGYVLVYSIDSKESFKRVEMLKKEIDKSKDKKEVTIVVLGNKCDLQELRRVDHDVVQHWAKAEKVKLWEVSVADRRTLIEPFVYLASKMTQPQSKSAFPLSRKNKSSGSVDG; via the exons ATGGGGAAAAGCTGCAAAGTGGTTGTGTGTGGGCAAGCAGCAGTTGGGAAGACCTCCATCCTAGAGCAGCTTCTCTACGGGAACCATGTGGTTG GTTCAGAGATGATTGAAACTCAGGAAGATATCTACGTGGGTTCGATTGAGACTGACCGAGGGGTGAGGGAGCAGGTGCGCTTCTATGACACCCGAGGCTTGAGGGATGGGCTTGAGCTACCCAAGCACTGCTTCTCCTGCACAGATGGCTATGTGCTTGTTTACAGCATTGACAGCAAGGAGTCCTTCAAGAGGGTGGAAATGCTCAAAAAGGAGATTGACAAGAGCAAAGATAAGAAAGAG GTCACCATTGTGGTCTTGGGCAACAAGTGTGATTTGCAGGAGTTGCGCCGTGTGGACCATGATGTGGTGCAGCACTGGGCCAAAGCAGAGAAGGTCAAGCTGTGGGAGGTCTCAGTTGCTGACCGCCGGACCCTCATTGAACCTTTTGTCTACTTGGCTAGCAAGATGACCCAGCCTCAGAGCAAGTCCGCTTTCCCACTTAGCCGCAAGAACAAAAGCAGTGGTTCTGTGGATGGGTGA